In the Dictyostelium discoideum AX4 chromosome 6 chromosome, whole genome shotgun sequence genome, atttattttattttacttttttcaaatttggGATTAAAAAACccttaaaattaaattttttccaacaatgttgatttaaaatttgcaaaattattatttaaattattttttgtatttaaaaatagtggAGTTTGTAATATTGgaattttttgataatttaaatgagaATAatgatcatttaaaatagtttttgaattatattcCAATGTTTCATGAATtagaaatttatttgataaattttgtttagatgaaatgaatttttcaacattttcattataagATTTAATATCTTCAGCATATAAAGCATGACCAGCATCTTTACAAATATATACTAAATTTGGttgaattttatcattagttttaataattctctTCCAATCAATGAAAGAATCATGTGTACCGAAAAAGGTTACAATTGGAAATGGTCTATTTAATAACATCTCTTTGGTTTATATggttgtttaattttataagaAATCAATGAATAGATATGAGAGAGTTTAGCTTTCCAAGAAActgattttaaatcatttgctAATTTTCCAGTTAATGGTATGACATAGTCCTTATTTTTCCcaattggtttaatttttgatttagaTTCTAAATAAGATTGTGAAAACattatatttgaaattaaggTTGGTTCATCAATATCATAAAGTAGTGAATGTAATTGaagttttaataatctttGAATACCATTCTGGAATAGTGTTTTCTCAATATTTTGACAAAAACTTGTAagatttaaagttttaattctatttgGAGCGATAATTGATAACTCATATGATACTGATGCACCCATTGTTATTCCAACAACATTTACTTTATCCCATTTCAAATAGTCTAGTAATTCCAAAGTATCAGAGGCAAGGCCATTAATAccaaataatgaagaatttgaagatTCACCAACACCAGAATGATCAAATATACAGATTTGGTATTTTggaaattgtttaaaatattcaacTGATGATGACCAATTATTTCCTTTTGATAATACACccataacaaataatatctttttttccCCTTCACCATATATTTTATAAGCCATTTTAAAGgggcttttttttttttttaccaactGTTACAAATTtactcattttttttttttttttaaaaatattaaattttaattaaattttaaaaaatttaaaataaaccttttttaaaaatttttttttttttttttttttttttttttttttttaaaattttatttttattttacttatattttttatttttttaaaaaaaatcttgggattttattttaaaaataatttgttggTAAAAATAACATAACACATTGTAATAAGATAAAAATTggatcaaatattaaaaaaagatttattttttttttttttttttttttttttttttttttattcattttttttttttttttaatttaatattatattatgtaaaattcaaaagagtatctaaaaaatataaaataatgattaCTTATaatattctaatttttttttttattttttcatatctgaaaattttcaaaaatagtGTGAAATAATATCGTGTGAAatctttttttcaaaaattccCCAAAACCCACAACCACCTTCTTTATGATTTTATTAGATATGGGGAAAATATAagatttcataaaaaaataatataaaataaataaaataaaataaaaaaataaaatatataaaaatatgtaaaaaaataatgataacacTTCGGTGGGTGgatattacaaaaaaaaataaaaaaaaatctgtttttttatattttttaactcatatttatttaaatttttatttttttatattcatatttataaaaaatgaaattttattaaacaaaACAGATCGAAATTCTCTGCCatcactttttaaaattgtccAAGGAATTAGTATACATATTAATTCTctttactaaaaaaaaaaaattaatttaagaTATAGAGGTAACAttctgatttttttttttgtaatatcCACCCACCGAAGTGttgtcattatttttttacatatttttatataatatatttttttattttattttatataatatccTATAAAATAACTTCTGATTTttcttgaaaaaaaaaatcttaaccTCCAATGTTACCTCTATAccttaaattaattttttaggccttttaaaaaataattaaaaaaaaaaaaaaaaaaaaagtaaattaaaaaaaaaaaaaaaaaaaaaaaaaaaaatcaaaaatattatattttttgattattacttttgatattattttttaagaggatattatttttggaaaaataaattaattttgttattttttatatttttttttttttaagggtttttggaaattatttttttatttttttatatttttttttttttagggtttttggaaattattttttttttttattttttttttttttcaattttcaaaaatgaatcaacaaataaatatcagAGAGTCATTAGAtattagtggtggtagtggtagtggttgtgatgatgaaaatgataaacttTTCAAATTAGGTAAATCGTTATTCATTCtattaaatgatgataatataaatagcAATAAAGCCagtagtaataaaaataaaaataaagataataataataataataataataataaaataaaattaataattgataaccgacatgaaaataataaaaataaaaataaaaataatcaaatatcaAAAGATAATCTCAATCAAcagaatttattattattaaataataattcagattttaaaaaagcatttgaatcaattgataaatcaattaaaattagccCAACCGATTCAATGAAAGGGCGAATTCTGCAGATATCCATCACACTGGCGGCCGCTCGAGCATGCTCTAGAGGGCCCAATTCGCCCTATAGTAGTCGTATNNNNNNNNNNNNNNNNNNNNNNNNNNNNNNNNNNNNNNNNNNNNNNNNNNNNNNNNNNNNNNNNNNNNNNNNNNNNNNNNNNNNNNNNNNNNNNNNNNNNACtgtttcattatcatcatcatcttcatcaagtATTTTAACACCACCCATTTCATCaatgcaacaacaacatcaacaacaaccaccaccactacaaacaacatcaccaactGGACAAAGCCAACAATCAATTccatcaacaccatcatcattatcttcatcatcaacaacccCATCAGTATCTACTGGTACAAGCTTGAGTCGTTCATTAGAACATTGTAAACATACTAGTGCAGTTGGTACATTGACCTATAGCAGTCCAGAACAAAAGAAAGGCTTGTACAATGAAAAGACCGATATCTATAGTTTGGGAATCATTTTATTCGAATTGTATTTCCCAATCTCGACAAGAATGGAAAAGGCAAGAGTACTCACAGATCTTAGAAATGGAGTTTTACCAAAATCTTTCCTTCAAAAGTACCCAAAAGTTAGTGAGTTGATTctattgatgatgaaaacCAATCCAGATGAAAGACCCTCTGCAAGTGATATCCTTAAATCGGATCTATTTGGTAAACTTTTAAGTGTACCAGAATtggaaaatataattaaacaacaacaatcactaATTGAAATGTTAAAACAAGagattttcaatttaaaatcaccagttttaattaatcaaacTTCAAATTCAGTACCAACTTTAACCtcaaatcttttaaatagtttatcacttcatcataataataataatacaattgtaCAAAAtaatcaccaccaccaccaccatcaacaacaacaaggaGTTCCATCTTctttaccatcatcattgTCACATACCTCAAAAACTACAAACCCATCTACAGACTCAAACAAAATTTGTATAAATCCATTAGTTGAAAGttcttttataaattcaactCGTTATCCTTCTTTTATtgaataaaagaaaaagataactTTAGTTGTgacttttgttttttttttttttttttcctcatCTGTTGCTACCATTACATGtacaaaaaattatataataaaaagaaaaaaaagtgttttaaacctttttatttataactccttttaattaaaaaaacaaaaaaaaaaaaaaaaaaaaaaaaaaaaaaaaaaaaaaatataacaagatttatttttaaattatttgaattttatttattactattattattattatcattatttaatccatgtaaaatcaatataaaattttatttttattttagttttctttttctattatAGTATtatatattactattatatagtatataatattattgtatGGGGgaggagaaaaaaaaaaaaaaaaaaaaaaaaaaaaagaatatttaaactaattatacaattattattgttattgttattatttagttaaaattgaatccaatatttgtttaatttttacatAACCTTCATCAGAGTTTGGAGAGTCTATAGTGTAAAGTACACCTCTATCTTCATAATATTTGAGAAGTGGGagtgtattatttttaaaagtttgaATTCTATTTCTAAATACTTCTTCATCTTTGTCATCGGATCTTCTAACTAATGGTTCACCAGTAACATCATCAATACCTTTAACTTTTGGTGGTGAAAATACACTATTATATACACGTCCACTACCAGGATGTACCCACCTGTCTTGAACTCTCTCTGCTAATACTTTTTCTGGTACATCTAAATGTAATACCACATTTAATGCcatttttacatttaaatatttatctaATCCTTTAGCTTGTTCAGTATTTCTTGGATAACCATCTAATAACCAACTCTATTAttcattcatttatttatttattatttattatttattattattataataaagtgttagttttattttttaaatattatttttataattttttaatttttaatttaatcacCTTACATTTCCAGTTTTAGTTAAATGCTCAGTAATTATATCTGACATTATGGCATCAGAAATTAATTCACCTGCTgctaattttgatttaatttcaatacctGATTTAGTATTTTGTTCTGATACTTCTCTTAAAATTTGACCTGTTGAAATTATTGGAAGattataatctttttttaatttttcagaTTGTGTTCCTTTTCCTGATCcctatttaataaaaaaaaaaaaaaaaaaaaaaaaaaaaaaattaattaattgtttcattttttatttttttttttatttagttttattttatttattctttttattattgttattattgttattattattaagtgaaataaatttttttttttttttgatgatcATACAGGTGCGCCAATGATTGTCATTCTTAAATGATCCATTCTGATTTTCGTTGAATAATTtcttaaaagatttaaagcCATTGTATGTATTATATGtgtatatatgtatatagatattaatattatattaatattattatgttGTCGTTTTTGTGAATATGATAAATAggatgaaaaataaaaataaaaaaataaaaaaaataaaataatttaaaaaaaaaaaaaaaaaaacaaaaaaaataaaaaaataaattaaaaaaatctattttttttatttttttttttttttttgctgtCGACACTATtcactaaaaaaataaaataaaattaaaaatataaaaaaattttaaaatgtcaaaaaggtttcaaaattaattataatcagTCGGCACTTTTgcaaacaattcaaataataatcggggaaaaaaaaaaaaaaaaaaaaaaaaaaaaaaaaaaaaaaagatgttttaaacGAAAgtggaaaaaaataaaaaaaataaaataaaaaaataaaaaaaataaaaaacttaaaaacgaattgtttatttactttttttattatttttatgattgtttttacatatatatatatcccagtttaaaaattttgtagAGATGGTGTTGATGGAGTAAATGCATTATTTTGTGGTTGATTTGTTGGGGGTTTTGGATTCATCATttcttttatcttttttaatctttgGAATTTCTTAAACATATATACAGAATAAACTACTGCTAATACAATAACTAATACACCAATTATTACTACCGGTATCAACCATTTATAATAACTTGACATACTATCTTTTTCAACTTCAAAACTAATTGCTTTGGTGactatttaattaaaaaataataaattaataaattaaaaaaaaaatatatatatgtggaattcaatattaaaaaaaacttacaattataattaaagataaaaaatgaatttgttTGACCATCAACAGTAATATTAACCCATTGAGTACTATTATCAGAGAGTATTGGAGTAAATGGTGGGATATAACATGATACAGAATCAAATGTATCAGAGTATGGATTTTCACAAGTTACATTACCAACTGTTACGAATAAACcaacattattaaaacttgTACCAGTTAGATGAATTAAACCACCTTCTTCACTAACggtggttgttgtatttACTATTGGAGGATCATAGGAGAAAAGTagattatttggattaaacgattcaattgaatattttgatgttaccaatttaattttatgatGTGTACCAGAGGTAACATAATATTTTGATTGtgattcatttgaaaatacaATTGTTGATAAAATACCAGGTAAAACACAAGTTAACTctgtttgattatttaaacttgTAATGGTTTCATTTAAACAaccaattgaaccaattgtAACAACtgaatcatttgataaaaagTAACCacttaattttaataaaccaccagatgttgttaatttattaactGTTTTAATTACTGGATGAATTgggaaattaattaaatcacctTTTGTATTTGTATAGTTTGAATATTGACCACCaacaattattgaaaaataatcCAACCTTTCATCATTACCTAATGGAATTTGAATGGTTGCTAATGATTGATTTGGTGTTATTGAAATTGggtttaataaataatgagagttatgtaaataatttataaataaatctgATGGTTTTTCACCAAAGTTTGAACCTgtcattataattttatcatcaatttgAGTTAGAGATGTTATAGTTGGTGATAAATATGAGAATGGAATTTCAGGTAATTCTTgaccattaatttcaattttaaaa is a window encoding:
- a CDS encoding PEK family protein kinase yields the protein TVSLSSSSSSSILTPPISSMQQQHQQQPPPLQTTSPTGQSQQSIPSTPSSLSSSSTTPSVSTGTSLSRSLEHCKHTSAVGTLTYSSPEQKKGLYNEKTDIYSLGIILFELYFPISTRMEKARVLTDLRNGVLPKSFLQKYPKVSELILLMMKTNPDERPSASDILKSDLFGKLLSVPELENIIKQQQSLIEMLKQEIFNLKSPVLINQTSNSVPTLTSNLLNSLSLHHNNNNTIVQNNHHHHHHQQQQGVPSSLPSSLSHTSKTTNPSTDSNKICINPLVESSFINSTRYPSFIE
- the adkB gene encoding adenylate kinase, which gives rise to MALNLLRNYSTKIRMDHLRMTIIGAPGSGKGTQSEKLKKDYNLPIISTGQILREVSEQNTKSGIEIKSKLAAGELISDAIMSDIITEHLTKTGNSWLLDGYPRNTEQAKGLDKYLNVKMALNVVLHLDVPEKVLAERVQDRWVHPGSGRVYNSVFSPPKVKGIDDVTGEPLVRRSDDKDEEVFRNRIQTFKNNTLPLLKYYEDRGVLYTIDSPNSDEGYVKIKQILDSILTK